One genomic region from Vitis riparia cultivar Riparia Gloire de Montpellier isolate 1030 chromosome 17, EGFV_Vit.rip_1.0, whole genome shotgun sequence encodes:
- the LOC117934367 gene encoding uncharacterized protein LOC117934367, whose product MKGIHPSIVSHKLNVLPAAKPIRQRVRRFHPDRQKIIRTEIDKLLEAGFIKEVEYPDWLANVVVVPKKEGKWRVCVDYTNLNKACPKDSFPLPRIDQIVDSTAGQGMLSFLDAFSGYHQIPMAPDDQEKTAFITPHGLYCYKVMPFGLKNADATYQRLMTKIFKPLIGRTVEVYIDDIVVKSKTREEHVLHLQEVFHLLRKFDIKLNPSKCAFGISAGKFLGFMVSQRGIEVSPDQVKAVVETSPPRNKKELQRLTDKLVALGRFIARFTDELQPFFLAIRKAGPSGWTDSCQNAFEKIKQRLMQPPILSSPIPREKLYMYLAVSEWAISAVLFRCPSPKEQKPIYYISRALVDVETRYSKMELTALALRSAAQKLRPYFQAHPVVVLTDQPLRNILHKLDLTGRMLQWAIELSEFGIEFQPRLSIKGQVMADFVLEYSRRPVQHDEPSEKQWWTLRVDGASRSSGSGIGLLLQSPTGEQLEQAIRLGFHASNNEAEYEAILSGLDLALALSVSRLRVYSDSQLVVRHVQNEYEAKDERMTQYLNKVKDTLQRFTEWTIEKIRRTENSRADALAGIAASLPTKEAILLPIYVQAKPSITEASTCNAIKADETDDEGWMKDIIEYLRTGTLPEESKQAHKIRVQAARFTLVEGHLYKRSFTGPYLRCLKHSEVLYVLAELHEGVCGNHAGGRSLAHRAHSQGYYWPTMKKDAAAYVRKCDKCQRHAPIPHMPSRELKTISGPWPFAQWGMDIVGPLPAAPAQKKFLLVAIDYFSKWVEAEAYASIKDKDVTKFVWKNIICCFGIPQTIIADNSPQFDSKIFRNFCSELNIRNSYSTPRYPQSNGQAEATNKTLVTALKKRLEQAKGKWVEELPGVLWAYRTTPGRPTGNTPFALAYGMDAIIPTEIGLPTIRTEAGRQDDANAELGRNLDWADETREAAAIRMTDYQQRASAHYNRKVKPRSFKNGTLVLRKVFENTADIGARKLQANWEDPYIVSKTSENGAYYLQKLDGTPLQRTWNVSNLKQYYQ is encoded by the coding sequence atgaagggaattcaccCCTCGATAGTCTCACATAAGCTTAACGTTTTACCAGCGGCAAAACCCATCCGGCAAAGGGTTAGACGTTTTCACCCGGATAGACAAAAAATCATCCGCACGGAGATTGACAAACTACTGGAAGCCGGattcatcaaagaagtggaatATCCGGACTGGTTAGCAAATGTAGTAGTGGTACCCAAGAAGGAAGGCAAATGGCGGGTCTGCGTCGACTATACCAACCTCAATAAAGCATGTccaaaagacagtttccctTTGCCACGAATAGATCAGATTGTGGATTCCACCGCTGGGCAAGGGATGCTCTCCTTCCTGGACGCTTTCTCCGGAtatcaccaaatccccatggctCCAGATGATCAAGAAAAAACAGCCTTCATAACGCCACACGGACTTTActgttacaaagtcatgccatttggtCTCAAAAACGCTGACGCCACTTATCAAAGACTGatgacaaagatattcaaacctCTAATTGGCCGCACAGTAGAGGTATATATTGATGACATCGTGGTTAAAAGCAAAACTCGTGAGGAGCATGTTCTCCACTTACAAGAAGTTTTTCACCTCTTAAGGAAGTTCGACATAAAGTTGAATCCTTCCAAGTGCGCCTTTGGCATAAGTGCTGGGAAATTCCTGGGCTTTATGGTCAGTCAAAGGGGGATAGAGGTGAGCCCAGATCAAGTCAAGGCAGTCGTAGAAACGTCACCCCCCAGGAACAAGAAGGAATTGCAGCGCCTCACAGACAAGCTCGTCGCCCTAGGGCGTTTTATAGCCCGTTTCACCGATGAGCTACAACCCTTCTTCCTGGCAATCCGCAAAGCAGGACCAAGCGGATGGACAGACAGCTGTCAAAacgcttttgaaaaaatcaagcaacGCCTCATGCAACCACCCATCCTAAGCAGCCCCATCCCcagagaaaaattgtatatgtaccTGGCTGTCTCAGAGTGGGCAATTAGCGCTGTCTTATTCCGCTGCCCATCGCCCAAGGAGCAGAAACCCATCTACTACATCAGCAGAGCGTTAGTAGATGTAGAAACCAGATATTCAAAGATGGAATTAACGGCCTTAGCTCTTCGAAGTGCCGCCCAGAAACTCCGCCCCTATTTCCAAGCACACCCAGTGGTCGTATTAACTGACCAACCCCTTCGCAATATCTTACACAAGCTGGACCTAACCGGgagaatgcttcaatgggccatagaattGAGTGAATTTGGAATAGAGTTCCAGCCCAGATTGTCCATAAAAGGCCAAGTAATGGCTGACTTCGTGTTGGAATACTCTCGAAGGCCCGTCCAACATGACGAACcaagtgaaaaacaatggtGGACATTACGGGTTGATGGAGCCTCACGGTCATCCGGCTCCGGAATAGGGCTCCTCCTGCAATCCCCAACCGGAGAACAGttggagcaagccatccggCTGGGGTTCCAcgcctctaacaatgaagcGGAATATGAGGCCATCCTATCCGGATTGGATCTCGCCCTGGCTCTATCCGTCTCCAGGCTTCGAGTCTATAGTGATTCCCAACTCGTGGTAAGACACGTTCAAAACGAATACGAAGCCAAAGATGAGCGCATGACACAATACTTAAACAAAGTAAAAGATACTTTGCAGCGGTTCACCGAGTGgacaattgaaaaaatcagGCGGACCGAAAATTCGCGTGCCGACGCCCTGGCAGGTATAGCTGCCTCCCTTCCCACCAAGGAAGCAATACTATTGCCTATATATGTACAAGCCAAACCTTCCATCACGGAAGCCTCCACTTGCAACGCCATTAAGGCAGACGAAACGGATGACGAGGGTTGGATGAAAGATATCATTGAATACCTCCGGACGGGCACCCTGCCTGAAGAATCTAAGCAAGCGCATAAGATCCGGGTGCAAGCCGCCCGCTTCACCTTGGTTGAAGGGCACCTGTACAAGCGATCCTTTACAGGCCCCTACCTCAGATGTCTGAAACATTCAGAAGTACTTTATGTATTAGCTGAATTGCATGAGGGAGTATGTGGAAATCATGCTGGAGGGCGATCACTGGCACATAGAGCCCATTCGCAAGGTTATTACTGGCCTACGATGAAAAAAGACGCGGCAGCATACGTCAGAAAATGCGACAAATGTCAAAGGCACGCCCCCATACCACATATGCCATCGCGAGAATTGAAAACAATCTCAGGACCCTGGCCCTTTGCGCagtggggcatggacatagtaggacctCTACCAGCCGCACCTGCCCAGAAGAAATTCCTACTTGTCGCCATAGACTACTTCAGTAAATGGGTAGAAGCTGAAGCATATGCTAGCATCAAAGATAAAGATGTCACCAAATTCGTATGGAAGAACATCATTTGTTGCTTCGGAATTCCCCAAACAATCATAGCAGACAACAGTCCACAATTTGATAGCAAGATTTTTCGAAATTTCTGTTCGGAACTCAACATCCGGAATTCATATTCTACACCACGCTATCCTCAAAGTAATGGGCAAGCagaggccacaaacaagacTCTAGTCACTGCCTTGAAGAAAAGACTCgagcaagccaaaggaaaatgggtggaggagctacccggcgtcctatgggcttatcgaaccacacccggacgtCCAACAGGAAATACTCCCTTCGCCCTCGCATACGGAATGGACGCAATCATTCCCACCGAAATTGGGCTACCCACTATCCGAACCGAAGCAGGAAGGCAGGATGATGCAAATGCAGAATTAGGAAGAAATTTGGACTGGGCGGACGAAACAAGAGAAGCTGCAGCCATCCGGATGACAGactatcaacaaagggcatcggctcactacaatcgcaaagtaaagcccagaagcttcaaaaatggtacgctagtccttagaaaagtttttgaaaatactgctGATATAGGGGCAAGAAAGCTCCAAGCCAATTGGGAAGACCCCTACATAGTAtctaaaacaagtgaaaatggAGCCTATTATCTACAGAAGTTAGATGGAACCCCATTGCAGCGAAcatggaatgtatctaatcTAAAGCAGTATTACCAATGA
- the LOC117904006 gene encoding uncharacterized protein LOC117904006 has translation MQNVPPHQAVRTIGKNLLSEPPMGSISKRLDDMLSTPFCSHIIHYEPLRGFLVPKFSTYDGCSDPFDHIMHYRQLMTLDIGNDPLLCKVFPASLQGQALSWFHRLPPNSVDNFRDLSEAFVGQYLCFARHKQNISTLQNIKMKDNESLREFVKRFGQAILQVEACSMDAVLQIFKRCICPGTPFFESLAKKPPVTMDDLFRRANKYSMLEDDVRAATQQVLVAGQSSKGSTEGSTKPPDRPRPSNRRQEGPSRPEIPPLTPLSITYEKLLPMIQSMSDFRWPRPLGSDPSRRDHSKKCAYHKEHGHTMETCRSLQYLVERLIKAGHLRQYLRSDARDGDVSRGRDSGAPVAPAAPKAVINYINGGPSDEELNSKRKRQKLLREAMVRERINSIRPGITEGSLNPIDGTITFPPVDPTRILRPHHDALILSLGIDKFDVRRILIDPGSSADLVQASVISHMGHNLVGLENPGRVLSGFNGASTISLGDIVLPVQAGPVTLNVQFSVVQDLSPFNVILGRTWLHCMKAIPSTYHQMVSFLTEDGQINLYGSQLAARQCYQIAKEAWTGRENEPLPESTHALDQ, from the coding sequence ATGCAGAACGTTCCACCGCACCAAGCGGTACGAACCATTGGGAAAAATCTCCTGAGCGAGCCACCCATGGGCTCCATTAGCAAAAggctggatgacatgctctccacgcctttctgCTCTCATATCATTCATTACGAGCCCCTAAGGGGGTTTCTCGTGCCAAAGTTCTCCACGTACGATGGGTGCAGTGACCCcttcgaccatatcatgcattatcgGCAGCTCATGACCCTCGATATAGGCAACGACCCGCTGCTGTGCAAAGTATTCCCTGCCAGTCTACAAGGACAAGCTCTTTCATGGTTCCATCGCCTACCTCCTAACTCGGTAGATAATTTCAGAGACCTTTCAGAAGCTTTCGTGGGACAATACCTATGTTTCGCTCGGCATAAGCAAAACATCAGCAccttacaaaatataaaaatgaaggataatGAATCCTTGAGGGAATTCGTGAAACGATTTGGCCAAGCTATCCTACAAGTGGAAGCTTGCAGCATGGACGCTGTCCTACAGATCTTCAAGCGATGCATCTGTCCAGGCACTCCATTTTTTGAGTCATTAGCTAAAAAGCCTCCTGTGACGATGGACGACTTGTTTCGACGTGCaaacaaatactcaatgctTGAAGATGACGTACGGGCAGCCACCCAGCAAGTATTGGTTGCCGGACAGTCGTCCAAGGGTAGTACAGAGGGAAGCACTAAACCTCCGGACAGGCCAAGGCCATCCAATCGAAGGCAAGAAGGGCCAAGCCGCCCGGAAATACCACCCCTCACACCACTCTCTATAACTTATGAGAAGCTTCTCCCTATGATCCAGAGCATGTCCGATTTCAGGTGGCCCAGACCCCTCGGATCGGATCCATCCAGGAGAGATCATAGCAAAAAATGCGCTTACCATAAGGAGCATGGCCATACAATGGAGACGTGCAGAAGCCTCCAATATTTGGTGGAAAGACTTATAAAGGCGGGACATTTAAGGCAATACCTCCGCTCAGATGCTAGAGATGGAGACGTCTCCCGGGGCCGCGACTCTGGAGCCCCCGTGGCTCCAGCCGCCCCCAAAGCCGTCATAAACTACATTAATGGAGGCCCATCGGATGAAGAGCTCAATTCCAAGCGGAAAAGGCAGAAGTTGTTACGCGAAGCGATGGTGCGTGAGCGTATCAACTCCATCCGGCCTGGGATAACCGAAGGGAGCCTTAACCCCATAGACGGGACAATCACTTTTCCTCCAGTAGACCCCACGCGGATATTACGTCCGCACCATGATGCCCTCATTCTATCCTTGGGGATAGACAAATTTGACGTAAGACGCATCCTAATTGACCCAGGCAGCTCAGCCGATCTGGTGCAAGCATCAGTCATAAGCCACATGGGACACAACTTAGTCGGTCTCGAAAACCCTGGAAGGGTTTTATCCGGATTCAACGGGGCATCAACTATCTCGTTGGGAGACATTGTGTTGCCAGTCCAAGCTGGCCCAGTCACTCTCAACGTTCAATTTTCGGTAGTACAAGATCTATCACCCTTCAATGTTATCTTGGGACGCACATGGTTACACTGCATGAAAGCCATCCCCTCCACATATCATCAGATGGTAAGCTTTCTCACTGAAGATGGGCAAATCAACCTATATGGCAGCCAGCTAGCCGCTCGCCAATGCTACCAGATAGCAAAAGAAGCATGGACCGGTCGGGAGAATGAACCCCTCCCCGAGTCCACCCATGCACTCGACCAATAG